Proteins found in one Carcharodon carcharias isolate sCarCar2 chromosome 8, sCarCar2.pri, whole genome shotgun sequence genomic segment:
- the LOC121280782 gene encoding protocadherin-10-like yields the protein MRYKIYWLLKCQLFYCVFSWWNLVFGQIRYSIPEELQLGSFVGNIADDLGLDIKQLSARRFRIVPSPRKQYVDINLETGSLFVKEKIDREQICGPSLSCVISLDGLVENPLKLYQVEVEILDVNDNAPSFPKTQIRLEISELSTPGTCFPLESAHDPDIGTNSLQTYELSPNDYFILDVRSGEGNLPVLVLQSSLDRETDSSHILTLIAKDGGVPVRSGTVQVTIIVKDANDNAPVFPQSVYRVSLLESAPTGTRVIILNATDLDDGPNGEIRYSLSSHASARVREQFDVDSKTGEIRLKGNLDYEENKAFQINVQAMDKGSDAMSGHCNVFVDVIDVNDNAPEVTLTSLSSTVSEDAPVGTVVALFSAADKDTGANAQVQCQTSNKLPFKLDSSLKNYYGLLVQRSLDRENASKYDVTVTCTDSGNPPLTSKKNIRVEISDINDNVPRFTQSLYTASVMENNVIGASIFSITAFDPDVGQNARLKYSILETRVQNESVSTYISINSETGVILAQRTFDYEKLKNFQIQAQVMDSGTPTLSSNVSVNVIILDQNDNVPVIVHPLAEYGSTAVETISRFAEPGYLITKVSATDADAGQNAHLSYSIFQATQNNLFTISPDSGEIWAIRHIAHNDASKQRLVIVVKDNGTPSLSATVTIILSVVGGDTEIFSSVSGSSEDAGFTPDLSLSLVIALGVISIIFLVILIILAVKVHKSRNALGGQHCSQGVCCCFETRNSLNGIQKASRNLQIPPNYVEVFGGDPLSQSFRYESCSTLQSTKRDFITPNTCRSSTDKNYFRNDSGRKENMKMSNSENCSNHINSEVRCF from the coding sequence atgagatataaaatatactgGTTGCTGAAATGCCAATTATTTTATTGTGTATTCTCCTGGTGGAATCTCGTGTTTGGGCAGATTCGTTACTCAATTCCTGAAGAACTGCAACTGGGTTCCTTTGTTGGGAATATCGCAGATGATTTGGGTTTAGATATAAAGCAGCTCTCGGCTCGCCGTTTTCGGATTGTACCCAGTCCCAGGAAACAATATGTGGACATAAATCTGGAAACTGGCAGTTTATTTGTCAAGGAAAAAATTGACAGAGAACAGATTTGCGGGCCTAGTTTGAGTTGTGTGATTTCCTTGGACGGTTTGGTTGAAAATCCCTTAAAGCTGTACCAGGTTGAAGTGGAGATTCTCGATGTAAATGACAATGCTCCCAGTTTCCCAAAGACACAAATCCGCCTTGAAATCTCAGAGCTTTCTACGCCGGGAACATGCTTTCCCCTCGAGTCCGCGCACGATCCGGACATTGGAACTAACTCATTGCAAACCTACGAGCTCAGTCCGAACGATTATTTTATTCTCGATGTGCGTAgtggggaaggaaatttgccagtATTGGTGCTGCAGAGTTCCTTGGACAGAGAAACTGACTCCAGCCACATATTAACGTTAATAGCCAAGGACGGCGGGGTCCCTGTGAGATCCGGCACGGTTCAGGTCACAATCATAGTGAAGGATGCAAACGACAACGCCCCTGTCTTTCCCCAGTCAGTTTACAGAGTCAGCCTATTGGAATCGGCACCCACAGGGACTCGGGTAATCATTTTAAATGCCACTGACTTGGACGATGGCCCCAATGGAGAGATAAGGTACTCGCTCAGTAGTCATGCCTCTGCTCGAGTTCGGGAACAGTTTGACGTGGATTCCAAAACTGGTGAAATCAGATTGAAAGGGAATTTGGACTATGAAGAGAACAAGGCCTTTCAGATTAACGTACAAGCAATGGATAAGGGTTCAGATGCAATGTCCGGACACTGTAATGTTTTTGTGGATGTTATTGATGTGAATGATAACGCCCCTGAGGTGACATTGACGTCTTTGTCCAGTACAGTCTCAGAAGATGCTCCAGTTGGAACTGTAGTCGCTCTATTCAGTGCAGCAGATAAAGATACGGGAGCAAATGCGCAGGTACAATGTCAAACATCAAATAAACTACCCTTTAAACTAGATTCTTCTTTGAAGAATTATTATGGACTACTTGTTCAACGTTCACTAGATCGTGAAAATGCCTCCAAGTATGACGTCACTGTCACATGCACAGATTCAGGAAATCCCCCTCTCACATCCAAGAAAAACATTCGCGTGGAGATTTCAGATATAAATGACAATGTCCCACGGTTTACACAGTCTTTATACACAGCAAGCGTCATGGAGAATAATGTTATTGGCGCTTCTATATTTTCCATTACAGCCTTTGATCCCGATGTTGGTCAGAACGCTCGGCTAAAATACTCTATCCTGGAGACGCGAGTTCAAAACGAGTCGGTATCCACTTACATCTCGATTAACTCGGAGACTGGGGTCATATTAGCTCAGAGAACTTTTGACTACGAGAAATTGAAAAACTTTCAGATCCAAGCTCAGGTCATGGACTCTGGAACCCCAACACTCAGCAGCAATGTCTCAGTGAATGTTATTATCCTTGATCAGAATGACAATGTTCCAGTGATCGTGCACCCATTAGCCGAATACGGGTCAACAGCAGTagagacaatatccaggtttgcaGAACCAGGCTACTTGATTACCAAGGTATCGGCCACTGATGCTGACGCCGGTCAGAACGCTCACCTTTCTTATTCAATTTTCCAGGCTACCCAGAATAACCTTTTTACTATTTCACCAGACTCTGGGGAAATTTGGGCTATCCGTCATATTGCCCATAACGATGCCTCTAAGCAAAGGTTGGTGATTGTGGTGAAAGATAATGGAACTCCATCACTTTCTGCCACAGTGACCATCATCTTATCCGTGGTAGGTGGTGACACTGAAATATTCTCCAGCGTCAGTGGATCGTCTGAAGATGCAGGGTTCACTCCTGATCTGAGCCTTTCCTTGGTGATAGCATTAGGAGTAATTTCTATCATTTTTCTAGTGATTTTAATTATTCTCGCTGTGAAGGTTCATAAAAGCAGAAATGCTTTGGGTGGTCAGCACTGTTCccagggtgtttgctgctgctttgAAACGAGAAATTCTCTGAATGGAATTCAAAAAGCCAGTAGAAACCTTCAGATACCCCCGAACTATGTTGAGGTATTCGGGGGTGATCCACTTTCTCAGAGTTTCCGCTATGAGTCATGTTCAACATTGCAGTCAACAAAGAGAGACTTCATAACCCCCAACACATGCAGGTCATCGACAGACAAGAATTATTTTCGGAATGATTCTGGCAGGAAAGAAAACATGAAAATGAGTAATTCCGAAAATTGCAGCAATCATATAAATAGTGAGGTGAGATGcttttaa